A stretch of DNA from Hydrogenophaga sp. SL48:
TTCGAATACCACCTGGCCAAGGAGTCTGGCTCCATGACCCGTGTGGCCGAAAAGACCGGTCTGGAGCGCACCCACCTCTACCGAAAGCTCAAACAGTTGGGCGTGGACCTCGCCCGCAGCAAACGCAATGCGCTTTGAGCACGGGCAGGGCCAGAAACGGTCCAAGAAGCTGCTACAATTCCGCTTCTGTTTGGCCCGGTAGCTCAGTTGGTAGAGCAGCGGATTGAAAATCCGCGTGTCGATGGTTCGATTCCGTCCCAGGCCACCAAACACAAAAAAACGCCCAGCACCCGCTGGGCGTTTTGCTTTGCGGGCCCCTCTTTGAAATCCTCGATCCACACCGTCGAAGTTGACCGTCCCGACACCTGGACGCGCCACCGCGCCGGTCTGTGCGACAGCTGTGTGGCCAACTGCTGCACCATGCCGGTCGAGGTGCGCCTGCCCGAGCTGGTGCGCCTGGGCCTGGTGGACCCGTTCGAGGTCGAGCACGAGGCGCCCAAGCAGATCGCCAAGCGACTGGACAAAGCCGGGCTGATCGACCATTTCAACTTCAAGCACAGCGTCTTCACGCTGGCCCGCCGCGCCAGCGGGGACTGCCAGTTTCTGGACGCGAAGACGCGGCGCTGCACGGTCTATGAACAGCGGCCGGACACCTGCCGCAAACACCCGCACGTGGGGCCCAAGCCGGGCTACTGTCCGTATGGCGCCAAGCGGATCGTGAGGATCGTGCCCGCCCATGAGCGCTGACGCCTTGCCGCCGCTGTCGGCCGCCGAACTGGCCGCGCTCGCGCATGCCGAGCGGCCCGGCCGCTGCGCCACCTGCGCGCCGCTGGTGTGTCCCGGCTGGGAGTCGGTGCATTCGGCTTTCGACACCTCGGTGTTGCATCGGGTGGGCACATTGCGGCGCGAAGATGTCGATGAGCCCACGGTCATGGAGCACCACCCGCGAGGCACACACGGCTGGTCGATCGACGCGCCGATCGCGCCCGCCTTTTTTCCCTACAACCGCTGCGATGTGTGGACCTGCAAGGCCTGCGCCCGGCCCTTCCTGCGCTACACCGAGTACGGCGGTTATTACGAAGACGATCGCATCCGCCAGGTCAACGCGGCGCTGATCGACGACGCTCAGCCCTGACGCGCAGCCGACCCATGGGCCGACGGGCTGCGGGGCCCTTGGTCACCGGCTCGTTGGCGTTTTGATCAGGCGGAAGTTCCAGTCGGGATCACCGCCGGACCGCCCTTCGGCCGCGCGGCGGGTGCCGCGGATGTCGAGCCGGCAGTCGGTGGGGGAGAGGTCCCCGGTCCACACCGCGCTCATGGCGACGCCGTCGTCGGACTCGTCGAGGTTGAACCCGCCGTCGGTCACGTCGCCCGACACCTCTGCCTTTACCTCGTCGGTCCGCGTGCTGCGTTGCAGCTGGCCGCGCACGCTGCCCGGGTATTCGGGGTGGGCTTCGAGCAGCATGGCTCCGCGCGAGATGGCGTCGATCTCGTTGCCGCCGATGGGCCACAGGCTGAATTGCCACAGTCCGTACAAATCGGCCGGCTTCACATCCCGCAAGGGAGGGCAAGGCTCAAGCGGCCTACCCTCCACCTGTGCCTGAGCGGGCGTGCTCAGCGCCAGCCAGGCGCTGGCGATGCCCACGGCGAGTGTTCGCATGGGCTTCACGGTGTCTCGGCCGCCTTGATGGCGGCCTGTTCGGTGGCGCGTTGCGCGAACTCGGCGCGCAGCGCACGCAGCTTTTCGCGCGGGTCTTCTTTCACGGTGTTCTGGTCCAGCGCCATTTCCTTGATGAAGCGGCTCGCCATGCCGGGCACACTTTCGCGGCCTTTCTTGCGGCGCTTGAGCCAGCTCACGGCCAGCGTGCGCTGCGCGCGCGTGATGCCCACGTACATCAGGCGGCGCTCTTCCTGCAGGCGCTGCGCCAGGCTCTCGGCGCTGGCGTCGCGGTTGCTTTCTTCGTCCATCTTGAACGGCAGCAGGCCTTCGTTCACGCCCACCAGCATCACGTGCGGCCACTCAAGCCCCTTGGAGGCGTGCAAGGTGGAGAGCGTCACCACGTTCTGGTCCTTCTCGCGCTCGCTCAGGGTGGAGAGCAGGGCGATGGTCTGCACCACTTCGAGCAGCGTCTTGCGTTCCGTTTCGGTCTGCACGCCGGCTTCGTCTTCGATCTGGCCGCCGCAGCGTCCGGCCACCCAGTCGCAGAACTCCACCACGTTGGTCCAGCGCGCCGCGGCCACCTTCTCGTTGTCTTCGCTGTCGTACAGGTGCTTTTCGTAGGCGATGTCTTTGAGCCACTCGGTGAGGAAGGCGCGCGCGGCTTCGTGGCCCACCGTGTGTTTGGCGCGGTATTCGAGGTCGTTCACCGCGCGGCCAAACTCGTGCAGCGTCGCCACGGCGCGCGCGGGCAGCGTGGCGCCCAGCGAGTGGGAGAACAGGGCCTCGAACAGGCTCAGTTTGTATTGCGTGGCGAAGTTGCCCAGCGCCTGCAGCGTGGTGTGGCCGATGCCGCGTTTGGGCGTGGTCGCTGAGCGCAAGAACGCCGGGTCGTCGTCGTTGTTCACCAGCAGGCGCAGCCAGGCGCAGAGGTCGCGGATCTCGGCCTTGTCGAAGAAGCTCTGACCGCCCGAGACCTTGTAGGGAATCTGGGCGCGGCGCAGCGACTGCTCGAACGAGCGCGCCATGTGGTTGGCGCGGTAGAGGATGGCGAAGTCGCGAAACTCCTTGTGCGGCGAGGTGGTGCGCAGGCTCTGGATGCGCGCCACCGCGCGCTCGGCCTCGTGCTCCTCGTTGTCGGCATCGACCACGCGCACCGGCTCGCCTTCGCCGAGGTCGCTCCACAGCGTCTTGGGGAACAGCTTGGGGTTGGGGCCGATCACGTTGTTGGCCGCGCGCAGGATGGCGCTGGTGGAGCGGTAGTTCTGCTCCAGCTTGATGACCTTGAGCTCGGGAAAGTCCTGCGGCAGGCGCTTGAGGTTGTCCAGTGTGGCGCCACGCCAGCCGTAGATGGACTGGTCGTCGTCGCCCACGGCGGTGAAGCGCGCGCGTTCGCCCACCAGCAGCTTCAACAGCTCGTACTGGGTGGCGTTGGTGTCCTGGTACTCGTCCACCAGCACATGGCCCATCTTCTTCTGCCAGCGCTCGCGCACGTCCAGGTGCTCGGTGAGCAGCTTGAGCGGCAGGCTGATCAGGTCGTCGAAATCGACGCTCTGGTAGGCGGTGAGGCGCTCCTCGTAGCGCGCCATGATGGTCGCGGTGATCCGTTCGTTGTCGTCCTTTGCTGCGGCAAGCGCCTGGCCTGAATTCAGGCCCGCGCTCTTCAGGGCGCTGATCGCCCACTGCCAGCCGCGCGCGATGTTGGCGTCGGTAGTGCCGCCGCAGTCCTTGAGCATGCTGGTGATGTCGTCGGTGTCGAGGATGCTGAAGTTCTTCTTCAGGCCCAGCACCTCGCCGTCCTCGCGCAGCAGCTTCACGCCCAGCGCGTGGAAGGTGCAGATCAGCACCTTCTTCGCGTCACGCCCCACCAGGTGTTTGGCGCGCTCGCGCATTTCGGCGGCGGCCTTGTTGGTGAAGGTGATGGCGGCGATGCGGTCGGCCGCGAGGCCGGCGGTGATGAGGCGACCGATCTTGTGCGTGATCACGCGCGTCTTGCCCGAGCCCGCGCCCGCCAGCACCAGACAGGGGCCGCCCACGTGGTTCACGGCTTCGAGTTGGGCGAGGTTGAGACCGGCGGACATGGGTGGGACGGGTGGGAGCGGCGAATGATACGGGAGCGGGCTCAGCGCAGGCGCACGCCGAACTTCTCCAGATCGGCCTGGTTGTGTTCGTCGGTGTAGATGCCGGGCGCTGAGGGCTGGCTGCTGGCGTGGCAGGTGGCGATCACGTTGGCGAACGCTTGCCCCTTTTGCAGCACGGCGGTGTCGCAGCGCCCGTACACGCTCTCCAGGGTCTCCAGCACGTGGCGGGCGTAGGGCGTGGCCAGCTTGCTGTCCAGAATCAGGTTGGCCATCAGCACGCCCTGGGGATGCAGGGCGCGGCGGGACGCAATCCAGAACTCGCGGGTGACGAGGTGGCTGGGGATGGACGCCCGATCGCTGTAGACATCGACCACCACGGCGTCGAACCGCCGCTCGGTGCCCGCGACAAAACGCCGCGCGTCCTCGGCGATGAATCCGCCGTTGGCCGGGGCCTTGAGAAAGTGCTGTTCGGCGATGGCCCGGATCGCGGGGTCGATGTCCACATAGGTGTAGCGGTTCAGCGGCTCGCCTTGCGACAGGGTGAAGCCGCCCGCGCCGAGCACCAGGATGTCTTTGTCCTTGAAGCCCAGGTCGTCCAGCAGCGCCTGGCGCAGGTGCTGGATGTAGCGGTGGGTTTTCGGCGGCTGGCTGTCGTCCGTCTGGGACGAGTGGGAGCGGTTGACCATGAACAAGCGGGGGTTGACCTGGTCGGGCAGGGCCAGCGTCCTGACCTGGTAGTCGGCGTAGGCGGTGTCGGCCGCCGCCACGGGACCGAGGTTGGCGGCCACCACGATGCCCGCGCCCAGCAGGGGCGCGAGCGCATGGTGCCAGCGCCGGTGCTCCAGCATCAGCGCGCCGGCGAGCAGGCCCATGGCGCAGGCGACCACCGCCGTGGAGACGCCGAACCACTGCATCACGAACACCGAGAGAGAGACCGAGCCGAGAAAGGAGCCGAGGGTGGACCAGTACAGCGCCATGCCGCTGGCCTGGCCCACGTGGCTGTGCTTCATGAGGTTGCTCAGCACGGGCACCGTCTGCCCCAGCAGCCAGGCGATGGGGCACAGCACCACGGCCATGAACACCAGGTAGGCCAGCACGCCCGGCTGAATGTGGGTGAAGATGGCCTGGACCGTGGGGCCGGCCAGGCCGACGCCGGCGATCAGGCCCGCCAGCAGGAAGTTGCGGGCGACGCGCCGCAGGTGGCCGTCCACCACCTTGCCACCGGTGGCGTAACCCACGGCCAGCGCAAACAGAAAGAAGCCGATGGTCGGCGCGGTGACGATGATGGAGCTGCCCACGTGGGGCACGAGGCGGCGCAGCGCGATGATCTCGGCGCCCAGGGAACAGAAGCCCTCGATGAAGACGATCAGGTAAATCAGCATGGGGTGTGACAGCAAACGGTTGGGCGGCACGGCGTGGATGGGAGAGATCGCCGTTGTGGTGCGTTTGAGTGTGCCTGAGTTGACGGGGCGCGATCCCGGGGCCTGAGACAATCGCCCGGTGCTGAACATCCTGCTCGTCACCTTCCCCTTCTTCGCGCTGGTGCTCGCGGGCTACGTGGCCGCGCGCCGGCGCATGCTGCCGCTGGAGGCGATCCCGGGGCTCAACGGCTTTGTGCTGTATTTCGCGCTGCCCTGCATGCTCTACCGCTTCGGCTCGACCACGCCGATCGCGCAGCTGCTGGATGTGTCGGTCGCCGGGGTCTACCTGCTCTGCGGGCTGGTGATGGTGGCCTTTGCCATCGTCTGGACCATGAACCGCCGCATCCGCTGGAACGACGCCTCGCTGGGCGCGCTGGTGGCGGCGTTTCCGAACTCCGGTTTCATGGGCGTGCCGTTGCTGGTGGCGCTGCTGGGGTCGGCCGCCGCCGGGCCGGCGATCCTGACGATGCTGGTGGACATGGTGATCACGAGCTCGCTGTGCGTGGCGCTCTCGCGGCTGGACGAGGGCGAGGGCCACGGTCGTGAGGCCATGATCGACGCGGGCAAGAAGGCGCTCAAGGGCGCGGCGGCCAACCCCATGCCCTGGGCCATCCTGCTCGGCGCGGTGGCTTCGTATGTGCAGTTCCGCCTGCCCGGCCCGGTGGAAAAGACCGCCTGGCTGCTCGCCGACGCGGCCTCGCCGGTCGCGCTGTTCACCATCGGCGCGGTGCTGGCGCGCTCGCAGATCCAGTCCAGCCACCCCATGCCCGTGAACGACTATGTGCCGGTGGCGCTGATGAAGCTGCTGCTGCACCCGCTGCTGGTGCTGGCCGTGGGGCTGGCGGCGCGGGAGATGGGCGTGCCGCTGGACCCGTTCGCGCTCACCGTCATCGTGCTGGTCGCGGCCCTGCCCAGCGCCAGCAATGTCTCGCTGCTGGCCGAGCGACTGGGCGCCGACAATGGGCGCATCGCCCGCATCATCCTGGTGACCACGGTGGCGGCCTTTTTCACTTTCTCGGGCGCGGTCACCCTGCTGACCTGAGCCCGGCTCAGCACGACGCTGGGCTGGACCGTCCAATGGGCACCCCGGCGCCAGCCCGCCGCGCCACGAGCGTTTCAAAAGCCGTTCATCGACTTTTTTTCGCCCCGGGCGGGTCCTTGTCATTCAAGTCAGGCCCGCATGGGCGCATCCTTGCGCCTGGAGCCGGCCTTGCCTCCAGCCACGTCTGGCACCGCTCTGCTGCACCGCCGCATTGGAGGTTGCTATTGCATTGATTGGATCAATTGAATCGACGCTTCGATAGGAAACTTCTAAAGTACCAGTTCCCACCCACCAGGAGCCTTGTCATGAAGCCGACCGAATCCCGCTGCACCGTTTGCATGGACTGGCTGCATGTGCTGGCCGCCATGGCCGCTGCGCACTGACGCGCAGGTCACCCCCAACCCCACAGGAGAACCACCATGAGCAACCCCAACACCGAAGCCCAGTGCCCCTTCCACGCCGCTGCCGGCGCGCGCACCACACACGGTGCGCAGTCCAACGCCGACTGGTGGCCCAACCAGCTGAACCTGGCCATCCTGCACCAGCACACGCCGGCTTCGAACCCGATGGACCCTGGCTTTGACTACGCCGAAGCCTTCAAGACGCTGGACTTCCCCGCGTTGAAACAAGACCTGGTCGCACTGATGACCGACAGCCAGGACTGGTGGCCGGCCGACTGGGGCCACTACGGTGGCCTGTTCATCCGCATGGCCTGGCACAGCGCCGGCACCTACCGCACGGCCGACGGCCGCGGCGGCGCCGGCACCGGCAACCAGCGCTTCGCCCCGCTCAACAGCTGGCCCGACAACGGCAACCTCGACAAGGCGCGCCGCCTGCTCTGGCCCATCAAGCAGAAGTACGGCAACGCCATTTCCTGGGCCGACCTGTACGTGCTGGCCGGCAACGTGGCCATGGAGTCCATGGGGTTCAAGACCTTTGGCTTTGGTGGCGGCCGCGTGGACATCTGGGCGCCCGAAGAAGACATCTACTGGGGTGCCGAAAAAGAGTGGCTGGCCACCAGCGACAAGGCCAACAGCCGCTACGCCGGCGACCGCGACCTGGAGAACCCGCTGGCTGCCGTGCAGATGGGCCTGATCTACGTGAACCCCGAAGGCCCGGACGGCAAGCCCGACCCGGTGGCCAGCGGCCGCGACGTGCGCGAAACCTTCGCCCGCATGGCCATGAACGACTACGAGACCGTGGCCCTGGTGGCCGGCGGCCACACCTTCGGCAAGGCGCATGGCGCGGGCGACCCGGCGCTCGTGGGCCCCGCCCCCGAGGCCGCGCCGATCGAAGCAATGGGCTTCGGCTGGATCAACCAGCTCGGCAGTGGCAAGGGTGTGCACACCACCACCAGCGGCATCGAAGGCGCCTGGAAACCCAACCCGACCACCTGGGACATGGGTTACTTCAAGGTGCTGTTCAAGTACGAGTGGGAGCTGGTGAAGAGCCCGTCGGGCGCGCACCAGTGGCGCGCCAAGGACGTTGCACCCGAGGACATGATTCCCGACGCGCACGACCCGTCGAAGCAACACGCGCCGAT
This window harbors:
- a CDS encoding AEC family transporter; the protein is MLNILLVTFPFFALVLAGYVAARRRMLPLEAIPGLNGFVLYFALPCMLYRFGSTTPIAQLLDVSVAGVYLLCGLVMVAFAIVWTMNRRIRWNDASLGALVAAFPNSGFMGVPLLVALLGSAAAGPAILTMLVDMVITSSLCVALSRLDEGEGHGREAMIDAGKKALKGAAANPMPWAILLGAVASYVQFRLPGPVEKTAWLLADAASPVALFTIGAVLARSQIQSSHPMPVNDYVPVALMKLLLHPLLVLAVGLAAREMGVPLDPFALTVIVLVAALPSASNVSLLAERLGADNGRIARIILVTTVAAFFTFSGAVTLLT
- the katG gene encoding catalase/peroxidase HPI — protein: MSNPNTEAQCPFHAAAGARTTHGAQSNADWWPNQLNLAILHQHTPASNPMDPGFDYAEAFKTLDFPALKQDLVALMTDSQDWWPADWGHYGGLFIRMAWHSAGTYRTADGRGGAGTGNQRFAPLNSWPDNGNLDKARRLLWPIKQKYGNAISWADLYVLAGNVAMESMGFKTFGFGGGRVDIWAPEEDIYWGAEKEWLATSDKANSRYAGDRDLENPLAAVQMGLIYVNPEGPDGKPDPVASGRDVRETFARMAMNDYETVALVAGGHTFGKAHGAGDPALVGPAPEAAPIEAMGFGWINQLGSGKGVHTTTSGIEGAWKPNPTTWDMGYFKVLFKYEWELVKSPSGAHQWRAKDVAPEDMIPDAHDPSKQHAPMMTTADLSLKFDPAYEKISRHFAANPDEFADAYARAWFKLTHRDMGPKRLYLGPEVPAEDLIWQDPVPAVNHPLVDAKDIAALKAQVLASGLSVSELVSTAWASASTYRGSDKRGGANGARVRLAPQKDWDANQPAQLAKVLAVLEGIQATFNSAQAGGKQVSMADLIVLAGAAAVEAAARAAGQAVEVPFTPGRSDATQEQTDVESFSVMEPEGDGFRNYRKAAYSVAPEEMLLDKAQLLTLSAPEMTVLVGGLRVLGANTGGSKHGVFTQRPGQLTNDFFVNLVDMSTAWKPTGDNAYEGRDRQSGAVKWTATRVDLALGSNSQLRAIAEVYAQNDGSQKFVKDFVAAWTKVMNL
- a CDS encoding YkgJ family cysteine cluster protein; the protein is MKSSIHTVEVDRPDTWTRHRAGLCDSCVANCCTMPVEVRLPELVRLGLVDPFEVEHEAPKQIAKRLDKAGLIDHFNFKHSVFTLARRASGDCQFLDAKTRRCTVYEQRPDTCRKHPHVGPKPGYCPYGAKRIVRIVPAHER
- a CDS encoding ATP-dependent helicase codes for the protein MSAGLNLAQLEAVNHVGGPCLVLAGAGSGKTRVITHKIGRLITAGLAADRIAAITFTNKAAAEMRERAKHLVGRDAKKVLICTFHALGVKLLREDGEVLGLKKNFSILDTDDITSMLKDCGGTTDANIARGWQWAISALKSAGLNSGQALAAAKDDNERITATIMARYEERLTAYQSVDFDDLISLPLKLLTEHLDVRERWQKKMGHVLVDEYQDTNATQYELLKLLVGERARFTAVGDDDQSIYGWRGATLDNLKRLPQDFPELKVIKLEQNYRSTSAILRAANNVIGPNPKLFPKTLWSDLGEGEPVRVVDADNEEHEAERAVARIQSLRTTSPHKEFRDFAILYRANHMARSFEQSLRRAQIPYKVSGGQSFFDKAEIRDLCAWLRLLVNNDDDPAFLRSATTPKRGIGHTTLQALGNFATQYKLSLFEALFSHSLGATLPARAVATLHEFGRAVNDLEYRAKHTVGHEAARAFLTEWLKDIAYEKHLYDSEDNEKVAAARWTNVVEFCDWVAGRCGGQIEDEAGVQTETERKTLLEVVQTIALLSTLSEREKDQNVVTLSTLHASKGLEWPHVMLVGVNEGLLPFKMDEESNRDASAESLAQRLQEERRLMYVGITRAQRTLAVSWLKRRKKGRESVPGMASRFIKEMALDQNTVKEDPREKLRALRAEFAQRATEQAAIKAAETP
- a CDS encoding fused MFS/spermidine synthase, which gives rise to MLIYLIVFIEGFCSLGAEIIALRRLVPHVGSSIIVTAPTIGFFLFALAVGYATGGKVVDGHLRRVARNFLLAGLIAGVGLAGPTVQAIFTHIQPGVLAYLVFMAVVLCPIAWLLGQTVPVLSNLMKHSHVGQASGMALYWSTLGSFLGSVSLSVFVMQWFGVSTAVVACAMGLLAGALMLEHRRWHHALAPLLGAGIVVAANLGPVAAADTAYADYQVRTLALPDQVNPRLFMVNRSHSSQTDDSQPPKTHRYIQHLRQALLDDLGFKDKDILVLGAGGFTLSQGEPLNRYTYVDIDPAIRAIAEQHFLKAPANGGFIAEDARRFVAGTERRFDAVVVDVYSDRASIPSHLVTREFWIASRRALHPQGVLMANLILDSKLATPYARHVLETLESVYGRCDTAVLQKGQAFANVIATCHASSQPSAPGIYTDEHNQADLEKFGVRLR